A genomic region of Arachis stenosperma cultivar V10309 chromosome 9, arast.V10309.gnm1.PFL2, whole genome shotgun sequence contains the following coding sequences:
- the LOC130949351 gene encoding uncharacterized protein LOC130949351, whose product MYSRFLDSFASLNVNIPFIKVIQQMPAFIKYMKELLPRKSSLKGGQTIVMNKDCSTLIQTQLPAKRKDPGSFHVPCAIGETNFDRALCDLGASINLIPLSLVKRLQINEILPTDVVIRLADKTQKQAVGVVENVLLKVGKYFLPTDFVILDMEESHLHPIILGRPFLATARALIDVEKGELILRIHDEQLSFSVFELSLEKDEEDKEPSKVHHEILKEEASTEAQPAHPEIHWVDGQGQQQVPQVKEKLETNQKNVGDDNAVVCNNKRLHYCRSSLPLLLNKRNKIFRCIWF is encoded by the coding sequence ATGTACTCAAGGTTCTTAGACTCATTTGCATCTTTGAATGTGAACATACCATTCATCAAGGTCATTCAGCAAATGCCAGCATTCATCAAGTATATGAAGGAACTACTTCCCAGGAAGAGCTCACTCAAGGGGGGCCAGACTATAGTGATGAACAAGGATTGCAGCACCCTCATTCAAACACAATTGCCTGCGAAAAGaaaagacccagggagttttcatGTCCCTTGTGCTATAGGGGAAACAAATTTTGATAGAGCACTTTGCGatttgggagcaagcatcaacttaataccCCTATCCCTGGTAAAAAGGCTGCAGATCAATGAGATACTACCTACAGATGTAGTCATAAGGCTGGCTGACAAGACTCAAAAGCAAGCAGTAGGAGTGGTGGAAAATGTGTTGCTCAAAGTTGGAAAATACTTTCTCCCAACAGACTTTGTCATCCTGGACATGGAAGAGAGTCATCTGCACCCAATCATATTGGGGAGACCATTTCTAGCTACTgctagagcactcatagatgtggaGAAAGGAGAGCTAATATTAAGGATTCATGATGAACAACTGAGCTTCAGTGTTTTCGAACTCTCACTGGAAAAAGATGAAGAGGACAAAGAACCGAGCAAAGTGCATCATGAGATACTAAAGGAAGAAGCAAGCACTGAAGCACAACCAGCTCATCCTGAGATTCACTGGGTTGATGGACAAGGCCAGCAGCAAGTGCCACAGGTCAAGGAAAAATTGGAGACTAATCAGAAGAATGTAGGTGATGATAACGCTGTTGTGTGTAACAACAAGCGGCTGCATTACTGCCGAAGCTCTCTACCGCTGTtattgaacaagagaaataagaTTTTTAGATGCATTTGGTTTTGA